The genomic region GGTTAAGGAACATGATGGACCGTGATGGCTAGCGTAGAAATATTCCGCCGAACTTCTAATAAGATGGACTGCGACAAGCTGATAGCCTTCACTAGTTTGAGAGGCATCGTTAGAGGAAGAAGAATCTGTTAGCAATTGTCAATGAAAACATGTCGACTTCTTAGGGTGATAAAACTCacaattctatatttttaccaTTCACGATGTTGCTACTTGGTTTGATGTCAAACGACTTCAGTTAAGTTTAGTGGTACCGAAAGTTAGAAAATAGAAATGGAATTCACTACGTGCCATTTTGAAGAACTTGGATTTAAGCTTTTGCGTCAAACTTTTGCATCACGCCGTCAATGCGGCTTGACCGTAAATACCCtcactttgttttatttaaactggaGTGTACTCGGTACTCCAAGCTACTTTGTCATTGCAAATATGAGCTTGATATGTTTGTCTGTCTTTTTGTGCGTTTTTATCTCTTTGAACTAGGATGTTTGTAGTTTGtgatttcgtttattttgagTTTGTATGCGAAATGAAAGtgaacttttgtttatttatttatcttcgttttagtaattttataatgGAATATTTTGCCTGATTGAGATTAGAATTTTCTGTAGTTTATTCCTATGAAAGTACTATTGAGAAAATTTatgattatatatataaatttatgatattatttctaattaactCTTATTCTTCAGAGTTTAACAGGTGTGATACCATTTGCCCTTTAAACTTATTCTTAGTATTCGAACCATATTGCGAAATCCAATATGAATGTATAATATTAccaaattacaatgaaatattaGCATCTACCCACACATTTTACAAGGGCGTATATAACTGAGCTTTAGACAATTCCACagagaaaaaaagaaatcttattaAAGAGCATTCAAAAGCTttcaataggattttttttatatcatttaactAATATTAGAAAGAACAGCTTTTGTAAAATAGCACCTTGACATGACATCACGAAAATGAAATAgaacaataaagtatttaatatttattttcaaaattttccacTACAACCAAACAAGAAAGTAACTTTCTATCATACCATAACAAAATTTCAGACTACCcgaatcttttaaaaatgtctcaGCTTTAAATAAcgtcaataaaaatgtttacgttcACGAAAACAACGTTTATAATAAAGTCAGTCAGTCCAATAGTCAGAAGTTGTTTCATCATGGTAAATCCTATACAGTGGGAGTTCGTGATCAGGCAGTGTAATAGCCCTAAATaactaaaacttattttctttgcGTCCGCTTTTCTTTGACGGATCACAAGTTCATAACAGTTTCTGTTCAGAAGAAATTTATGCAGCCTTTCCGATTATGAGATACTTAGAATTCTTGTTTTGTTCAATCACACTTTGTCTGGGTAAATACCTTATAGAAGAACATTCTACAATATTGgtttcaatgtaaatatatcAGCTGTAAAAAACAGAACTGAATCTCACTTCTTATCATACCAGCTACATATTAACTTTTGCCTTAGATTTCACATGCTAAGACATAGGTTATTGCAGCGTAAACTAAGCTATGTTTTTTCTTAGAGTTCAACcctcaaaatacaaaatgttaaagaaGGATGAACAGTTTAACCCTGAAAGTCAACGAAAAGGTTTTACTGCCTTATTTTCAGGTACTTACCTCTAAAACGTACCAGTATGACTATATCTattcaaaatgtcattcttgTGAATGATAACCGGCAAGAATTTCTTTACGATATCTACTTAAAAGAaagatgttttgtaaatatattagaatatttcttttaaattattaaacaagcAATAACACCGTCAAATAGCAAAATTACAAAAGCCAAACAGACTTACATccctatttataatattagttaggatTAACAAATGTATGTATGGTAAATGAGAATTTCGGGACTTCTAACTAATTGGCTGCCTTAGTCTTATTTATTAGAATCATAGCTTTGtggtaacatttaattaaattataattgctaTTCACAAAGGGTCCTTTACCACCTGTATTCTGTTCTGGTTATAATTACTTTACGATATAAATTACTCGATTCTGATATGAAATTAACTGCAAAGATTCCTAGAATAACAGCTTTTAATTTACTGTATGATTTAGGTACCGtaactcaaaatcaatataatatttaaagaccAAAGAGACACTATTTTCCTATTTAACTCTACATAGTAGTAAttagtaataaattgttataaaaatcttaacattCTTGTTAACTTCAATATCCTATACAACGTTTACAAGTATGATATATTAAACAGTTTAAACTCCGACATGTGCTAAAGGAGAGCAATTAGTTCTTCAAGCGTACTTAACTCGGGCTGGGAAAAAGCTACGATGAAGAGTATTAACCAACTAGGTAATATTGCGATGATTAAACTCAATTGCTTAGTACATGTTTTACTTAACCACAAGTGGTACTAAGGGACTGAAAGGGGTTACGGTATAAGGTTACGCTACCggtataaaataagtgtaccttaaaaaaataaaagttagggTATACCGCTATTTAACCTTTATGCGATATCGGTACCGAAAAATATAGCGTTGACAGTTGCGGGACGTGGGCGAGGGGTGCGAGGCACCGAAAAGGGTGGTCAAGGCCAAGGCACGACCGTGCGCGCCGGCAACAATCCTGTTTTCTTCGTCTTTCCAtctttttcatacctttatttagtaacggCTAAGTACTGCTAgcgaaatatacctttttatattggcagtggcgtagcgtgggtGGGGCGGAGGGGCGGCCCGCCCCGGGCGGCAGCCCGCGGGGGCGGCAAAATGTCGCCGTTGAAGCGGGTTGAGATCTGATCtatgattcattcatttcattacacagtataattttccatttttatataaaattttgcgcacaaaggatttttttaaaatttattttaaaagaaaaattgctaaATTACTGGACAGAGCTCTttataaggtttgtttgtttacatacgaACGGCAACATCGCatcacgccgcgccgcccgcccgccgcgccggcgAGGCAACGCGCGCGAACCGAGTTGATCTGAAtctgaaatcttttgttttacgagtcGGCCCGTGTCGATGCCTCTCTTTCGCACTCATTGAATTAGTACTACGCATTCatttgtaggtactttgtttgttttagtgcaTCGTGAAGTGCCATTACGCAATCACGCATTACtcgtatgtttgttttgcgagagttttggatacggaacgaaagtcgttttgattgtgtttcgatcttttaaatactattgaatcttctaaaactaaacatttagatCTTTACCCAatctttgaattagttttttgaaaatgaaaagagtCAAAGAAAGCGGTGCGGAATTCCGCAAAAAAAGGGCTAAGAAAGCAGCAGATGCGAAAAAGTCTCAAGGtgcattactgaaatatttcagttctaGTTCTGGTTCGAAAGCCACGTTAACGTCTTCGGTGGCATCCTGCAGCAGTGGAAGTGATTCCAGTGTAAGTAGATATATGATTCCTCCATCTAGAATCGTGTGTGGCCTAGAATTACTCcagttattttagacattttattggCTGGGTCGCTCGCAATAAATTGCAAGGTTCTTTATCTaaagtaaaaatcaaaatgtgtatgtatgtgcgtttgtttttagttgtcaGCTCTATAGCCTAAGccgctaaacaaaataagatgaaattttgtattggaatgttttgtaaatgtctaggaatattttctttgttttttgatcacttgattatttatggtaggtaacataatttttcatttagccGCGCCGTCACCAAAaccacttttgttttgtgatagttaaaatacttatttgaaattctaacgTGTCTTCTAGCCAATATTCATGGgaatacataacttattttacagGCACAAGAAGAAGACGTGCCTGGCGTCGCAGTTGGAAGTAGTTCTGGTCCCACCACAGAGCAGGGTCAAGACGAAGTCGACTCACCAGATGTGCCTCAAGCATCTAGTCATAAGCCTGCAGAAAAAGTGAATGTTGCCAAAGAAGACATAATTGAAATCGTGCCTTCTGCTCCTGCCGAAGTCAAAGATGTGAATCTCGACGATGTAGGTTGCTGGCCTTCTCCTATGACCGACGAAGTCAGAACGCTTCTAGTACGTCGCGGGTCTGACTCAGTACAGCACATCGATTCCAAATTTGCCGATGTTGTTCGCTCAGGGACTTCAACGAAAGGCGGTACCCGAAAACTAACCAAAGAGTGGTTCTACATGTATAATTATGACAGATACCACAAAATGTTAccaaatatcaaacaaaaccaCTGactcattatttcatttaaacattGCTTAACAATTGAAAACCTATCTGTTATTTAGGAATAGTATGCTTGGAAATTATTGATGAGAATCCAAAAACATTCTTATGCGTTATTAAGTTAAGGTCATGAACAGCGCTATCCGTTTCCGGAAGGTAGAAAACAAGGCTTTTGGGGCAACTAGGAAAAGGCAAAGGGAAATATCCACTGATCGGTGTCAGCTGCTTTGATTGATTGACAAATTGGAAGAATTACCCTCAGTAACAAAGTCTTTTCAAATAACAGATCAGAAGAGAGAAAAGAGACTACGAAATGAAAGAGACTTAATATAGGAAGATTCTAAAACATGTAACACCTATTTCAAAGTCCTTAAGTTCAAATTGTATACCTAACTTTTTTGCCTAGGTTTCGTGATCGAAGTCTGAAGAGAGATAAGTCTGCATCGAGGAGTTCGGAGCTGGACAGCAGCCCGAACTCCGCGGGATCCAGGTCTCATGATGGTGACCAGGACGATGATGACGATAGCCTCGACATGAAGAGCAAGAAGTAAGTAGATAAGATTATTGTTAGTGGAGTGACGGCTGACtgaaaaattgatattgattTAAGTTAGCTTATTGTCTTTTGTGCTTATTGTTTGATTCTTATGATTTTTGTTCTACTTGATTTTAATGGATTTCCatgttcaaataatattattattcatataatatcTTATggacaatatttatatatttatacaacacCTTTGGTGTACGAGAACGTAAAGCTGGCATATGCGTAaccaaaaaacatgaaaaatctttttttccctataaatttattgtgtaattttttcATCAGGAACAACATCCAGCGATGGTACTCATTTAGGACAAGCACGCTGAATGGAGGACCGAAAGCTAACAACACTTTGACACCAACGCCAAACCAAAAGGATCCTGATTCTTATTGTAAGTTCCCTACGTAACAATTGTATCAATACTCTATTCCGTTTCCTCCACTGTTAAGGATCTCCGGGGGAACAAAGTTGTTGGACTCAAATGTTACGTGTTCATTGGATTCATTAGAAAGAAGCCTGCTCTTCAACACTTTTATATTTCGGATACGTGAATTTGAAAATCCTGTGTCGATAAGTTGAGTTTGGTTGGTTGGATCTCCTCTTAAATTTACCTTTTCCCCCAAGTGTCGCGCCCCATGTCCTCACTGTCGTGTGGTCAGCTGCATATCCTGAGAAAGTTGGCTCTACTGCGTCTGACAGCCTGCATGGAGCGGTACTGCCCCTCCCACAAATCTGGCTGGAACTGGGAATTACCTAAACTTATCAGGAAGATCAAGACCCCTGATTATAAAGGTTAGTGCaacttttacttataaatatccCTATTAGATACTCTAGGAACCTCTATTCCGAAGTGACTTAATGATGTACTAAATTGGACTGTTTAAGAAACGCCTGATTAAATATTGTGAGACAAATCATAGCGACGAAACTTGTAAAATTCAAGTACATCCTTACTTCAGCTTTTGCAGCAAAGATTGTTTGAATTTGAAGGTTGTTTGTTATTCTAGTCAGGGAAAAAAGTAACGGGAAGTCAAAACCCGCATACGAGCAATATGTGGCTATTTGCTTTACCCGATAAGCAGAAAGAAACCTATCACCAtgacaatgaaaatattttacggcAAAAAGATTTTCCCGATCCAAAAGTTATTGGAAACCGAATAAAAATGGGTCCAAACGTAACAATAAGACATTTAAAAGTCGTAAATATTGGAAACCTTTATTATCCTCGCTCAGGGCTGCTACTCATTcaattaaactgaaaaatacTCTCTATTTCAAAGGCAGTAAGGTTTCTTCTTAATTGTTAAATGGCGATATCCTTTAGGGCTTTTCTTTGATTCAATAAACATCACAGATCGAGCTATcatcaatgtaataaaatttatataaccCTATTTATCTTTTGACCATTTTCAGctaataaacgaaataataaagTAGACAATATGGAATTGTGTTTTTGCTGAGGGGCGTTCTATGTACCCTCATTTACCGAAGGTTTACTAAACTTCAGTATGATTCatcgtatgtatgtatgtatgtacatttgtACTTACAGTATGTATAGACTTACTACGTGGTGCTACAATTCTCTTGCATACAGcaaaactataaaagaaaaagtatcaCAACCTCCTTACTGCGATaccttaaaactattatttatctttttcagATAAAACAGTTTTCGGCGTTCCTCTCACAGTGTCCTTACAAAGGACGGGGCATGCGCTCCCGAAGCCCATACAATGTGCTCTAAACTGGCTGAAGAATAATGCGTTGGATCAGGTAAAAAGaatgaaacatgtttaaacagatttattttatacttttaataaatagtaggacaagcatttgtgtgatccacgaatgcgtcTCCTGAGTCTAGGTCTCTTTGTGCACgagacttgaatatttgtgaaatcccaggtgacacaaggattaaattacattCAACCATAGAAtatatttgtacttaaaaacCCGGCCCCAAGTCGATCATCAAACAAGCGTAGAATAACCAAATTCATTCAAAATTCCTCTCCAGATGGGAATCTTCAGGAAAGCCGGTGTGAAATCCAGGATAGCAAAACTCAGGACGACTGTAGAAGCGGCTGGAGCCTCAAACGCGTCCTTCGCCATCGAGAACCTGAACACGATTGAACCAAACCAGTCGAGCCTGAACTTCGACGGTGCGCAGGCGCATGACGTAGCTGATATGGTGAAGCAGTACTTCAGGGAGCTGCCCGATGCGTTACTCACTAATAAGCTCAGTGAGACGTTTATTGCTATATTTCAAcgtaagtttgttttaattaattacaaatatatggTTAGGGATAACTTATACATACATTTGGAAACCCTGgcacaaagaaaatatttcaatactcatTACTGGTTTGTAGATGTCCCTGAACCACTAAGGCCTGATGCAGTGCAGTGCGCGTTGTTATTGCTGCCAGAAGAACATTTAGAAGCTCTGCATTCTCTTCTCATATTTTTGGGAGAGGTAAGTTTTCCATTTGAcagtttaaaagtaattgaaaatcTTAGAATGctattgttagttttttttaattgatttttttttcagttaggGACCTGTGGTTAGATTTGGAAAATCTTGTGCCTTACAGTGGAACACCATAAGTTTTGAAAAAGAAACCCTAAATTCTTTTCCGACCCAATGCCAAGAATTAACGAACTTCGATCACTACTCTTCAGTTTTCTATATGGATTTTCCAAGCTTTGAGAAAGTCCTTACAAtcttacaaacataatttacaattgAGATGATGTCTAATCcacttttgtttataatttataggTAGCAGAACATTCGGCTGTGAACCAAATGACGGCGTCTAACCTGGCTGTCTGCCTAGCACCCACACTGCTCAGGCTACACCACGCCCCGCCCCAGACAGGAAGCACGAAGGAAGGAAACTCGAATAGGtaagaaatgttttatgttacCTGAAAATATAAAGTGGTGAATGAAAAAGAATCGATTTTCCTTAAAGATAAACTTACTGTTATTGAAATACATATTCTTCACAGCGGCGTGCGGTCAAGTGTGGgtcaaatagtaaaaaagtgTCAAATATCAAGTTCATGACCGTACTAAACGCTGCTTAACCTCAGATTTCTCTGAGTGATCTGTGAAAGTGTTAACTTCACGGTTCATGAGTGCAGCCGGATGACGAGCGGACAAACGGCTAGATTgactaaaatgtatttgaaaatgaaatctaTAAGTTCTGGAATTTCCACAATGTTCCATTTCCAGAATGGTAATCGAGAGTGTAGCAGACCAGCGTCAGATCAGTGAGAGTCGGGCCGCGCACGCGTGCCTGCTGCTCCTCATCCAGAAGCACGAGCAACTGTTCCTAGCGCCAGCCGACATGCTGGCCAGGTGCAAATTCAACTACTTCGAGGAAAGCGTCCGGTAAGACTATAGTTTTTTACTTGCACTTTGTAATTATCTTTTCTCCTTCAACCAGGGCACTACTAAATTAATAAAGGTTAGCTAATTTATCTCGGGCCAATTGGCCATTTGGCGGgccaaaaatattacaaatatcgAAGCATGGCAGCGCACAGGCCTCTTGGATTTCTGAGGTTATGAGATGATAAGGTCAATAAGCAGAAAACAATGTTTCGATTAAAGAAATGTTGAGTTATTCATTTTTCCCAAAGACAGCAACAGCCGACATGAAAAGTAATATGagtaattttaatagataagCACGTGCTTACTCAATTAACCCACGTCACTCTCACGTTGAGAGAAAGGAAATCCTAAGTCTTGATATCCTTAAGGAATATCCTGTTAAATAACATGACAAATCCTGAATAGCATTACGTAGCTAACAATAAGGATAATTAACTTCTGACGAAGAATATGAATTGTAGAAGTATTATCCGATGTTAACACAAAATTCCATTTTCAGAATGgaataaaatgtcaaattattatattccagGTGGCATTAGAAGAATTGGGTGCTGACTTCAACCAAGACTGGAAAGGTTTCCAGCAAGCCTGCATAAAAGCCTTACTCAAAGAAGCCAAAGAAAAGTGAGTTTTATTCTGAATATAATAGAACCCATAATCCAAAATAAAGTAATGTTGAAGACTAAGTAGATTTTCTGACCATATGTTCCTTCAAAATCTGTATAAACTTGTAAACTTATCTCTTATAGTCTAACTTTTTTCATGCTTTTTTAGAGTCTGTGGCCGTTCAGGAAAGAGGTGAGACATCGGTGTTAGAGCGTATTGCACCTTACCATCGATATATACATCTGTTCTTTATTGATGTGACGTATCAACAATGTAAACTCTAAAAACTGCCGTAGTCATTACTGGAATCAAAATATCTCGGTATATGTTAGGatccttttttaaatgttctccGTGGCACTTCGCAACTGGGCCTTATTCAGTTGCTGGTGTCTGGTAATCAGTTATCCCACGCACACATCTTCTTGTCCTTTGTTTGTCCTTTCATTTGCCAATtaaggaaattgaaaaaaaaacacccgtTTTATTTTCGTTGCTGTTTTGGAGACAGTCAGTGGTTTCTAAGAGACACAGATTAAGGGCTGGATATTTCGTGTGCGTTATCATCGTCGATCCTGGTTTTGGCGAGTGTGACGAGCCACAATGATAGGCATGTGTGGAGAGCTTATCCAAAAAATACTCTCTTATAACTTCAAAAATCTTCAtgtataggtacttaaaaaaaactctattaAGCTCTTAACGCTTGAACAAAACCAATACAGTTATCAAACGCAAATAAAGATAGATAATGTTTCAACATAATGactattattgttttcataatattatgaaaccAATTTAAATGCTCAATTTCACCTTTACACAATAATCACCGCGTGATTTATAgaaattctaaaacatttttgagatgTCAACAGTTATTACAATCATTGTGTTTAGGAACAAAGATATGGACGAATCTTCCCATGTGCTGGCTTGGTATGACATCTATTGAAAAATatgcattgttttttttgtacggAAGTAACTTACTCGTGTATTATACACGGATCTATATTTTTACAggggttccgtaaccaaagaGTAACAACTCAACTCGCTGTCTATCTCTCTACCCGTCCGTCtgtagtcatcatcatcatcttagctTCTTCCTTCTTCAGTCTAACTGGGcgtagctaagtaccagtgatttacatttatctactgcctatctgactgCCTCAAACTAGTGATCTAGGcaaaacgataccccttagtcaagCCAGACTGGATATCAGACAATCTAGCTTGTAACCAGTTGTAGTGACTGTCTATGCCTGTGTAAATGATAGTTTGTCTACctccaggctatatctcataagCAGTCATTGCTAGACAGTTTATATTTTGCACAGATACAAccaatatatcaaaataaataacaaaaatttagATAAGTCTTGGTTGCTACGGTCACATACGTGACAGatgacaaattttatttgtgcggaaccctcATTGCCGTGTGTCTGACACTTACTTGATCAGTTCCATTACGTAATAGGGAAATAATGAAGATATAACGGTGTGAATTTCCTTAAGAATGTGTAAACATGACATGTGCTCAACACTGTTTATTTTAGGAGCTGTTTACCTATTTCAATGACGTAAGCTTTACACATGTAAATCGATTTCTATGCCATCATTTTGAACCGACTTAAAAGGGGAGCGAAATTTGGTTGACGTGTTTACCAAAAATGTCT from Trichoplusia ni isolate ovarian cell line Hi5 chromosome 12, tn1, whole genome shotgun sequence harbors:
- the LOC113499603 gene encoding stAR-related lipid transfer protein 13-like; translation: MKRVKESGAEFRKKRAKKAADAKKSQGALLKYFSSSSGSKATLTSSVASCSSGSDSSAQEEDVPGVAVGSSSGPTTEQGQDEVDSPDVPQASSHKPAEKVNVAKEDIIEIVPSAPAEVKDVNLDDVGCWPSPMTDEVRTLLVRRGSDSVQHIDSKFADVVRSGTSTKGGTRKLTKEWFYMNIQIVYLTFLPRFRDRSLKRDKSASRSSELDSSPNSAGSRSHDGDQDDDDDSLDMKSKKNNIQRWYSFRTSTLNGGPKANNTLTPTPNQKDPDSYLSRPMSSLSCGQLHILRKLALLRLTACMERYCPSHKSGWNWELPKLIRKIKTPDYKDKTVFGVPLTVSLQRTGHALPKPIQCALNWLKNNALDQMGIFRKAGVKSRIAKLRTTVEAAGASNASFAIENLNTIEPNQSSLNFDGAQAHDVADMVKQYFRELPDALLTNKLSETFIAIFQHVPEPLRPDAVQCALLLLPEEHLEALHSLLIFLGEVAEHSAVNQMTASNLAVCLAPTLLRLHHAPPQTGSTKEGNSNRMVIESVADQRQISESRAAHACLLLLIQKHEQLFLAPADMLARCKFNYFEESVALEELGADFNQDWKGFQQACIKALLKEAKEKTRGWMSVSGAAPHVELCCKKVGDGHPLRLWRATTDVEAPPQEVMQRILRERHIWDDSLVKWRVAEKLGTNAEVFQYITASSINLPSRDYCVLRSWQQGGGGGGGGGWCAVAETSVAHSAGAASAAGGAAGGAGAAPAAASARGVVLASRYLAQPAGKGRSRLVHLARVDTMGRTPEWYNKCYGHICALYLARIRASFKHNTEGPESNV